A single genomic interval of Pan paniscus chromosome 18, NHGRI_mPanPan1-v2.0_pri, whole genome shotgun sequence harbors:
- the FLYWCH2 gene encoding FLYWCH family member 2 has product MPLPEPSEQEGESVKASQEPSPKPGTEVILAAPRKPRKFSKLVLLTASKDSTKVAGAKRKGVHCVMSLGVPGPATLAKALLQTHPEAQRAIEAAPQEPEQKRSRQDPGTDRTEDSGLAAGPPEAAGENSAPCSVAPGKSL; this is encoded by the exons ATGCCCCTGCCCGAGCCCAGCGAGCAGGAGGGTGAGAGTGTGAAGGCCAGCCAGGAGCCATCccccaagccaggcacagaagtcATCCTGGCAGCCCCCAGGAAGCCCAGAAAGTTCTCCAAACTGGTCCTGCTCACAGCCTCCAAAGACAGCACCAAGGTGGCGGGGGCCAAGCGCAAGGGTGTGCACTGTGTCATGTCCCTGGGGGTGCCCGGCCCCGCCACCCTTGCCAAGGCCCTCCTCCAGACCCACCCCGAGGCCCAGCGGGCCATTGAGGCAGCCCCTCAGGAGCCTGAGCAGAAACGGAGCAGGCAGGACCCAG GCACAGACAGAACAGAAGACAGTGGATTAGCAGCGGGGCCTCCTGAGGCTGCTGGGGAGAACTCTGCCCCCTGCTCTGTGGCGCCCGGCAAGTCCCTGTAA